A genomic window from Sulfurospirillum diekertiae includes:
- the napG gene encoding ferredoxin-type protein NapG → METTDKIAISDRRKFLALMAQSGGFMALGGMVWTGYLEEAKSAPLVLRPPAAVLEKDFMRLCIKCGQCVVACPYHTLSLAKPGDTKPLGTPFFIPREVPCHMCTDIPCVPVCPTGALDEKSVSKITEGVFELDITKARMGLAVVDVQSCIAFWGIQCDACYRACPIMDSAIKLEYRRNERTGKHAYLTPIVNSLTCTGCGLCERACVTEKAAIHVLPLEIATGNIGSHYIKGWEQGDEQRLEKASGDVTTHTKRSEKSATDYLNSNEEMFK, encoded by the coding sequence ATGGAAACAACAGATAAAATCGCAATCTCAGACCGCCGTAAATTCCTCGCTTTGATGGCTCAAAGTGGTGGATTCATGGCGTTGGGTGGCATGGTTTGGACAGGGTATTTGGAAGAGGCAAAAAGCGCTCCGTTGGTTTTACGACCACCTGCTGCAGTCTTGGAAAAGGACTTTATGCGCTTGTGCATCAAGTGTGGGCAGTGTGTTGTCGCATGTCCTTACCATACGCTTAGCCTTGCCAAACCAGGTGACACAAAGCCGTTGGGAACACCGTTTTTTATTCCTCGTGAAGTACCGTGTCACATGTGTACGGATATACCGTGTGTACCTGTCTGTCCCACGGGAGCATTGGATGAGAAGAGTGTTTCTAAAATCACTGAAGGTGTCTTTGAACTTGACATCACCAAAGCGCGCATGGGACTTGCCGTCGTTGATGTCCAGTCCTGCATCGCATTTTGGGGAATTCAGTGTGACGCGTGTTACCGAGCATGTCCTATTATGGACAGTGCGATTAAGTTAGAGTATAGACGCAATGAGCGAACAGGCAAACATGCCTATTTGACACCGATAGTCAACAGTCTTACCTGTACGGGATGTGGTTTGTGCGAGAGAGCCTGTGTCACTGAAAAAGCAGCAATCCATGTGTTGCCTTTGGAAATCGCCACAGGAAATATCGGCTCACACTATATTAAAGGCTGGGAGCAGGGGGATGAGCAACGCTTAGAAAAAGCGAGTGGTGATGTTACAACGCATACCAAACGTAGCGAGAAGTCTGCGACAGACTACTTGAATTCGAATGAGGAGATGTTCAAATGA
- the napH gene encoding quinol dehydrogenase ferredoxin subunit NapH, protein MREWIRSHRFMMARRFTQLSILGLFVAANGYGFRLLNGDLSASLVMKKLPLADPFALLQILATGAIVGIDVLTGAALILLFYMVVGGRAFCSWVCPLNMVTDAANGTRRVLLLDKTVEKKVWMSRNVRYWVLALSLILSFMTGVAAFEMVSPIGILNRGIIFGMGMSVAPILCIYLFDLFAVKNGWCGHICPLGGFYSLVGRLSLVRIKHDHTKCTLCMKCKEICPEKQVLGIISKRSGAITSGECTNCGRCVEVCESDALSFGVRNYINTNVGEKE, encoded by the coding sequence ATGAGAGAATGGATCAGAAGCCACCGTTTTATGATGGCACGACGCTTCACTCAACTGAGCATTCTTGGTTTGTTTGTGGCTGCCAATGGTTATGGGTTTAGGCTACTCAATGGTGATTTAAGCGCCTCTTTGGTGATGAAAAAACTTCCTTTAGCCGATCCTTTTGCCTTATTGCAGATATTAGCGACGGGTGCGATTGTAGGCATAGATGTACTTACGGGTGCAGCTTTGATCCTACTGTTTTACATGGTTGTCGGTGGGCGCGCATTTTGTTCATGGGTTTGTCCTCTCAATATGGTAACCGATGCTGCAAATGGAACACGAAGAGTCCTTCTTTTGGATAAAACCGTTGAAAAGAAGGTGTGGATGAGTCGTAATGTAAGGTATTGGGTGTTGGCTCTTAGCCTTATATTATCGTTCATGACAGGCGTGGCTGCATTTGAAATGGTCAGTCCTATTGGGATTTTAAATCGGGGTATCATCTTTGGGATGGGCATGAGCGTGGCTCCTATACTTTGCATTTATCTGTTTGATCTTTTTGCCGTAAAAAATGGCTGGTGCGGACACATTTGCCCTTTGGGCGGGTTTTACTCTCTTGTTGGGCGTTTAAGTCTGGTACGTATTAAACACGACCACACGAAGTGTACTTTGTGCATGAAGTGTAAAGAGATTTGTCCTGAGAAGCAGGTTCTTGGCATTATCTCCAAAAGGAGCGGTGCCATAACTTCAGGAGAGTGTACCAATTGTGGACGATGTGTTGAAGTGTGTGAGAGTGATGCACTCTCTTTTGGTGTGCGGAATTACATTAACACAAATGTAGGAGAAAAAGAATGA
- a CDS encoding nitrate reductase cytochrome c-type subunit — MTSIKTLIIGSLISIIVASGCAVSQSYNEEDLGLRKVDLYSEKTVVGEPTSYSTVSAGESKTIQRSFENAPPLIPHDVEGMLDMTKENNACTGCHMPEVAEAVKATPIPKSHFFDMRTQKVLTEMSSARYNCSACHVPQSANEPLVQNNFKPDYRKESEKSRSNLIDNLNEGVK; from the coding sequence ATGACTAGTATAAAAACGTTGATAATAGGTTCTTTGATAAGTATTATTGTGGCAAGCGGATGTGCGGTGTCACAATCATACAATGAAGAAGATTTAGGGCTTAGAAAGGTGGATCTCTACAGCGAAAAAACCGTTGTGGGTGAGCCAACATCATACTCAACAGTGTCTGCTGGTGAGTCAAAAACGATTCAAAGGTCGTTTGAAAATGCACCTCCGTTGATTCCACATGATGTGGAAGGAATGCTCGATATGACGAAAGAGAACAATGCGTGTACGGGTTGCCACATGCCTGAAGTTGCTGAGGCAGTGAAAGCGACTCCGATTCCGAAGTCTCACTTTTTCGATATGAGAACGCAAAAAGTGCTTACAGAGATGAGTTCTGCACGCTATAACTGTTCAGCATGTCATGTGCCTCAATCTGCCAACGAGCCTTTGGTTCAAAATAATTTTAAACCAGACTATCGTAAAGAGAGTGAGAAAAGTCGTTCAAACCTCATTGATAACCTTAATGAAGGTGTGAAGTAG
- a CDS encoding ferredoxin-type protein NapF, protein MTNGSRRGVFTSLFGNKKAQKNQNELCVRPPYHHVGYDFLDHCVTCKDTPCMNACEEKIIVLSAATHIPYLDFTKGGCTFCEACARACPSGVLSLTCNDEKDLHVKAKIDIIACMAWHQSLCNSCLDACEPRAIQFLGLWKPQIEMDVCNGCGMCVGICPSSAIIIQEEKKT, encoded by the coding sequence ATGACAAATGGTAGCAGAAGAGGGGTTTTTACCTCTCTTTTTGGTAACAAAAAGGCGCAAAAAAATCAAAATGAGTTGTGTGTGCGCCCTCCTTACCATCATGTGGGGTATGACTTTTTGGATCATTGCGTTACATGTAAAGATACGCCTTGCATGAATGCGTGTGAAGAAAAGATTATCGTCCTCTCTGCTGCCACCCATATCCCTTACTTAGACTTTACCAAAGGTGGATGTACCTTTTGTGAAGCGTGCGCAAGGGCGTGCCCAAGTGGTGTTTTAAGTCTTACATGTAACGATGAAAAAGATTTACATGTAAAAGCGAAGATTGATATAATAGCCTGTATGGCATGGCATCAAAGTCTGTGCAATAGCTGTTTGGATGCGTGTGAACCTAGAGCCATTCAATTTTTAGGGCTTTGGAAACCGCAAATAGAGATGGATGTCTGTAATGGATGTGGCATGTGCGTCGGTATCTGCCCCAGTAGTGCGATTATAATCCAAGAGGAGAAAAAGACATGA
- a CDS encoding WD40 repeat domain-containing protein, which translates to MKLFLFLNLLTSVLLSAALVPERTIETAGTVQHIALVEGKIIAGTSAGTLEVYQLSDATKLSQTKFPNIKDFTGDEVAPKVFSVDMLGNTLLAVVQASNGARELYLIEEGKPKVLIDATANLFISKAQFVDKKHILVALLSNEIFLWDIQTKKEIYRIQPSSSHFSDFALNETKSRVASACESGEITLFDVLSGKITQVLKGGNVDNVYTVDFKKDKVLCAGQDRRGIVYTLQNSTYERFDGSFLIYAGALSPSVTLGAFAFNEQNDIVVFDLATKAKVHTLKGQKSTLNTIIFATEKELVSSSDDQFIMIWRIP; encoded by the coding sequence ATGAAATTATTTCTGTTTCTAAATCTCTTGACAAGTGTGCTGTTAAGTGCAGCGTTAGTACCAGAACGAACAATAGAAACTGCTGGAACGGTGCAGCACATAGCTTTGGTTGAGGGAAAGATCATCGCAGGAACAAGCGCAGGAACTCTTGAGGTGTATCAACTGAGTGATGCGACCAAACTTTCTCAAACCAAATTTCCGAATATAAAAGATTTTACTGGCGATGAAGTTGCTCCTAAAGTTTTTTCAGTTGATATGCTAGGCAACACGCTTCTTGCTGTCGTTCAAGCCAGTAACGGTGCGCGTGAGTTATACCTTATAGAAGAGGGTAAGCCTAAAGTGCTCATAGACGCTACGGCTAATCTTTTCATCTCCAAAGCACAATTTGTCGATAAAAAGCACATTTTGGTGGCACTTCTCAGTAATGAGATTTTTTTGTGGGACATTCAAACGAAAAAAGAGATTTACCGCATTCAACCTTCCTCTTCACACTTTAGCGATTTTGCATTGAATGAAACAAAAAGTAGGGTTGCAAGTGCATGTGAGTCGGGTGAAATCACTCTCTTTGATGTTTTAAGTGGCAAAATCACTCAAGTGCTCAAAGGCGGTAATGTGGACAATGTTTATACTGTGGATTTTAAAAAAGATAAAGTGCTCTGTGCGGGTCAAGACAGACGTGGCATTGTTTACACTCTTCAAAATAGCACGTATGAACGATTTGATGGCTCGTTTCTCATCTATGCGGGAGCACTGAGTCCTAGCGTAACGTTGGGTGCGTTTGCCTTTAATGAACAGAATGATATTGTTGTGTTTGATCTTGCCACAAAAGCGAAAGTTCATACGCTTAAAGGGCAAAAAAGTACGCTCAATACCATCATCTTTGCGACGGAGAAAGAGCTTGTCAGTAGCAGTGACGATCAATTTATTATGATTTGGAGAATCCCATGA
- a CDS encoding chaperone NapD, protein MNISSIVIQTKPLHVKEIIAICEASDFCDYHFHDEQTGKIIVTIEGADLDEEMAKMKKIEQIPHVICADMMMAYSEDELDAEREKLAQSPSVPDILNDETVALKDIVYKGDLKKKIN, encoded by the coding sequence ATGAATATTTCAAGTATTGTGATACAAACGAAGCCTTTACATGTAAAAGAGATTATTGCGATTTGTGAGGCGAGTGATTTTTGTGACTACCATTTTCATGACGAGCAAACTGGCAAAATTATTGTCACGATTGAGGGTGCAGACCTTGACGAAGAGATGGCGAAAATGAAAAAAATTGAGCAGATTCCTCATGTCATTTGCGCTGATATGATGATGGCTTACAGTGAAGATGAGCTCGACGCGGAAAGAGAAAAGCTAGCGCAATCCCCTAGTGTACCAGATATTCTCAACGATGAAACGGTTGCCCTCAAAGATATTGTCTATAAGGGTGATTTGAAAAAGAAAATCAACTAA
- a CDS encoding PAS domain-containing protein: MQTTYQMFIETIVPSDELIVSRTDLHGNITYANETFAHISGYEIDELIGKPHNIVRHPDMPHSVFRTLWQTLKQEQMWKGYVKNLRKDGGYYWVYAEISGVYKDGVLVEYKSLRAPIEEETKIKMQREYDEKCEKEEGKSRVVVYLKSDIVHKVETLAREKACLGDTIMNDILSDSLF, encoded by the coding sequence ATGCAAACGACGTATCAGATGTTTATTGAAACTATTGTGCCAAGTGATGAGCTTATTGTCTCTCGTACCGATTTGCATGGAAACATAACCTACGCCAATGAAACGTTTGCCCATATTTCGGGCTATGAGATTGATGAACTCATTGGAAAGCCCCATAACATCGTTCGTCATCCCGATATGCCTCATTCCGTTTTCAGGACACTCTGGCAGACTTTGAAGCAAGAGCAGATGTGGAAAGGGTATGTCAAAAATCTGCGAAAAGATGGCGGTTACTACTGGGTTTACGCCGAAATTTCGGGTGTCTATAAAGATGGCGTATTGGTTGAATACAAATCATTGCGAGCACCTATAGAAGAAGAGACGAAAATTAAGATGCAGCGCGAATATGATGAAAAATGTGAAAAAGAAGAGGGAAAAAGCCGAGTTGTTGTCTATTTGAAAAGCGATATTGTTCATAAAGTTGAAACACTTGCACGTGAAAAAGCCTGTTTAGGCGATACGATCATGAATGACATTTTAAGCGATTCCCTCTTTTAA
- a CDS encoding SLAC1 anion channel family protein, translated as MDEVLTCENSRVKFFPIMMYAMVMGMSGLTIMYQKAALWLGFTDMIGHLLMMVSTTLFVVISLIYLSKYIKYAPMVKKEFSHPIRLNFFAAISISMLMLAIIYKEVNVNVASMFWYAGTVLHFYLTMYTISFWINNNQELDHSNPAWFIPVVGNVLVPVGGVGFASQGVLMYFFSCGIFFWVILFAILLNRIIFHHQLAVKFMPTMFILIAPPAVGFLAYYKMYGVIDVFATMLFNLALFFTLLVAFMYKNFIKIKFFISWWAFVFPLAAMSISAMLMYHETKDVILLSLSYVMVGVTTMVISVVMYQTVSHVLKGEICVQE; from the coding sequence ATGGATGAGGTTCTTACGTGCGAGAACAGTAGAGTAAAATTTTTCCCTATCATGATGTATGCGATGGTTATGGGAATGAGTGGTTTAACGATTATGTACCAAAAAGCTGCCCTTTGGTTAGGCTTTACGGATATGATTGGTCATCTCTTAATGATGGTTTCAACCACATTATTTGTTGTTATTTCTCTCATCTATCTTAGTAAATACATCAAATATGCACCCATGGTAAAAAAAGAGTTTTCACACCCCATTAGACTCAATTTTTTTGCAGCGATTTCGATTTCTATGTTAATGCTAGCGATTATTTATAAAGAGGTCAATGTCAATGTCGCTTCCATGTTTTGGTATGCAGGAACGGTTTTGCATTTTTACCTTACCATGTACACGATCTCTTTTTGGATCAATAATAATCAAGAACTAGACCACTCTAATCCTGCATGGTTTATTCCTGTGGTGGGCAATGTCCTTGTTCCTGTGGGCGGTGTAGGGTTTGCAAGCCAAGGGGTTCTGATGTACTTTTTTAGCTGTGGTATCTTTTTTTGGGTAATTCTGTTTGCTATTTTGCTCAATCGTATTATTTTTCACCATCAATTAGCCGTAAAGTTTATGCCAACGATGTTTATTCTTATCGCTCCACCCGCGGTTGGCTTTCTGGCATACTACAAAATGTACGGTGTGATTGATGTTTTTGCCACGATGTTGTTCAATCTTGCCCTTTTCTTTACGCTTTTGGTCGCTTTTATGTACAAAAATTTCATTAAAATCAAATTTTTCATCTCTTGGTGGGCCTTTGTTTTTCCCCTTGCAGCTATGAGTATCAGCGCGATGTTAATGTATCATGAAACTAAAGATGTTATACTTTTATCACTCTCGTATGTGATGGTTGGTGTGACAACAATGGTCATCTCTGTTGTGATGTATCAAACGGTATCGCATGTGCTCAAAGGTGAAATCTGCGTACAAGAGTAA
- a CDS encoding DUF6858 family protein, whose protein sequence is MEKTLFLDQYPIHSLTLKKEGFRYQHMSQIVDYFKEKINADPVAHFIAIFDHYAHTKALGGEMMEGLKDVQNVIFCFGKTIQNTKIVAVRPRSIGICEFEDRFVIEFMEAPKEEIHTIMQLWIKALVA, encoded by the coding sequence ATGGAAAAAACACTTTTTTTAGATCAATATCCTATTCATTCACTAACCCTGAAGAAAGAAGGATTTCGTTATCAGCATATGTCTCAAATCGTTGATTATTTTAAAGAGAAGATCAACGCTGATCCTGTGGCGCACTTTATCGCAATTTTTGACCATTATGCCCATACAAAAGCACTGGGTGGAGAGATGATGGAAGGGCTCAAAGATGTTCAAAATGTTATTTTTTGTTTTGGAAAAACTATCCAAAATACCAAAATCGTAGCAGTCCGTCCACGAAGTATCGGAATCTGTGAGTTTGAAGATCGCTTTGTGATTGAATTTATGGAAGCACCCAAAGAGGAGATTCATACGATTATGCAACTGTGGATAAAAGCCTTGGTAGCTTAA
- a CDS encoding DUF134 domain-containing protein: protein MPRQKCKRFTSFRPPCCQFNPREFQTHQETITLLSEEVEALYLMDLLELYQEEAAAKMEVSRPTFARIIKSARNKVALALLGGHTLHLENTKERYVVALCSENETSPYSSLSPKSRYIHFFTLENHHISEHQMIPNPLTSNQMKPPLVLTELFVNQRVNVFVTGTIGQGFKSMLSTKGIPVLLKEEITDEEITALW from the coding sequence ATGCCACGGCAAAAATGCAAACGGTTTACTTCATTCAGACCGCCGTGTTGCCAATTTAACCCTCGTGAATTTCAAACACATCAAGAGACGATCACACTTTTATCCGAAGAGGTGGAAGCGCTTTATCTTATGGATTTATTGGAGTTGTATCAAGAAGAGGCTGCAGCAAAGATGGAAGTTTCTCGCCCTACGTTTGCACGTATTATTAAATCTGCTCGAAATAAGGTGGCTTTAGCACTACTGGGTGGACATACGTTACATCTGGAAAATACGAAAGAGCGTTATGTGGTTGCACTCTGCAGTGAAAATGAAACCTCCCCTTATAGCTCTTTGAGCCCTAAAAGTAGATATATTCATTTTTTTACACTTGAAAATCACCACATTAGTGAGCACCAGATGATTCCAAATCCTCTGACATCTAACCAGATGAAACCCCCTTTAGTCTTAACAGAGCTTTTTGTCAATCAACGTGTCAATGTATTTGTCACGGGAACCATTGGGCAAGGATTTAAAAGCATGCTTTCCACAAAAGGAATACCCGTGCTTTTAAAAGAAGAAATTACAGACGAAGAGATTACGGCACTTTGGTAG
- a CDS encoding NifB/NifX family molybdenum-iron cluster-binding protein: MIAVPVKTEKGDVIAPLFGKANYFSLIDAQGHIATRECSVQGGMNVVPWLQNLGVKTVLLNHVGEKPFHALLGAGIDIYYVGKERIMLKEALDQLYKGTLEKVTVMNYMKLLGDDGDHHDSGGCGCGH; the protein is encoded by the coding sequence ATGATAGCAGTACCTGTTAAAACAGAAAAAGGCGATGTGATAGCACCCCTTTTTGGAAAAGCAAACTATTTTAGTTTGATCGATGCGCAAGGTCATATAGCAACACGCGAATGCAGTGTTCAAGGAGGCATGAATGTTGTCCCTTGGTTACAAAATTTGGGCGTTAAAACGGTTTTACTCAATCACGTGGGCGAAAAACCTTTTCATGCACTTTTGGGTGCAGGCATCGATATTTATTATGTCGGTAAAGAGCGAATTATGCTCAAAGAGGCTTTGGATCAATTATATAAGGGCACACTTGAAAAAGTGACAGTTATGAATTATATGAAGCTTTTAGGCGATGACGGAGATCATCATGATAGTGGTGGTTGTGGCTGTGGGCACTAA
- a CDS encoding NifB/NifX family molybdenum-iron cluster-binding protein, translating into MTIIFPTMKDEGIGAKRGAHFGKATFYTAVTVEDGAVKEVKVHKNPGHVTGGCANAVANIQALGADTLVVSGIGGEPLKKFLAVNVSVYFDDKNETVEDSLRDFLAGKTAKIDPNHTCAHH; encoded by the coding sequence ATGACAATTATATTTCCAACCATGAAAGACGAAGGGATTGGAGCAAAGAGAGGCGCACATTTTGGTAAGGCAACTTTTTATACAGCCGTTACGGTTGAAGATGGTGCGGTGAAAGAGGTCAAGGTGCATAAAAACCCTGGTCACGTAACGGGAGGATGTGCGAATGCTGTGGCAAACATACAAGCTTTAGGTGCTGATACACTGGTAGTTTCAGGCATCGGTGGAGAGCCTTTGAAAAAGTTTTTAGCGGTGAATGTTTCTGTCTATTTTGATGATAAAAATGAAACGGTAGAAGATTCGTTAAGAGATTTTCTAGCCGGGAAAACAGCTAAAATTGACCCAAACCATACGTGTGCTCACCATTAA
- a CDS encoding DUF4492 domain-containing protein codes for MQWVKQIVFFYRDGFKQMRVGKQLWLIIAIKFFLFFVVLKLFFFPNILQTHFSNDMQRADSVLEHLMQK; via the coding sequence ATGCAATGGGTTAAACAGATCGTTTTTTTCTACCGTGATGGTTTTAAACAGATGCGCGTTGGCAAACAGCTCTGGCTCATTATTGCCATCAAGTTTTTCCTTTTTTTTGTTGTTTTAAAGCTCTTCTTCTTCCCCAATATCCTCCAAACACACTTTTCAAATGACATGCAAAGAGCAGACTCCGTGCTGGAACATTTGATGCAAAAATAA
- a CDS encoding cytochrome ubiquinol oxidase subunit I — translation MDHTLLVELSRAQFALTALYHWLFVPLTLGLSFIIAIMESIYVKTKNPEWKKLTKFWMALFAINFAIGLATGIILEFEFGTNWSNYSWIVGDLFGAPLAIEGIMAFFLESTFFAVMFFGWEKVSPKMHLFSTWLVAIGSNLSALWILVANGWMQHPVGMEFNLERARFEMKSFADVLFNPNAVSKFLHTIGSGYVMGSLFVVGVSSWFLLKNRHTLFAKRSIIVGASFGFLASIFLLVTGDESAHQIAQSQPTKLAAMEGLYDGKHRAGIVAIGQLNTNKKIGDTQDEFIWSIEIPYALSFLGFHNINAFVPGIDDLVLGNTTLGIEPAQSKLDKGKQALEALRTYKEAQQMNNVPTQEEALALFRTNESYLGYGYLDKPEKIIPPVALTFYSFHIMVGLGSWFLALFFFVLYFSMIGKIGSKKLLLYAGLFSIPLGYIAGEAGWIVAEVGRQPWAIQGMLPVGMASSHIDEVSVMITLGLFAIIFTALLIAEVKIMLKQITIGPEEA, via the coding sequence ATGGATCACACACTTCTTGTTGAGTTGTCGCGTGCGCAATTTGCGCTTACGGCACTGTATCACTGGCTTTTTGTCCCGCTTACGTTAGGACTTTCATTTATTATCGCTATTATGGAGAGCATTTACGTCAAGACAAAAAATCCTGAGTGGAAAAAATTGACGAAATTTTGGATGGCGCTCTTTGCGATCAATTTTGCGATCGGTCTTGCGACGGGCATCATCTTAGAGTTTGAATTTGGTACCAACTGGTCAAATTACTCATGGATCGTGGGTGATCTTTTTGGCGCACCGCTTGCGATTGAGGGCATTATGGCATTCTTCTTGGAATCAACCTTTTTTGCCGTCATGTTTTTTGGTTGGGAGAAAGTTTCGCCTAAAATGCACCTTTTTTCCACATGGCTTGTGGCGATTGGCTCGAACCTTTCAGCACTTTGGATTTTGGTTGCCAATGGGTGGATGCAACACCCTGTGGGGATGGAGTTTAACCTTGAGCGTGCGCGCTTTGAGATGAAAAGTTTTGCCGATGTTCTCTTCAACCCAAACGCCGTTTCCAAATTTTTACACACGATCGGCAGTGGTTATGTGATGGGCTCCCTCTTTGTCGTGGGGGTAAGCAGTTGGTTCTTACTCAAAAATCGCCATACGCTTTTCGCCAAACGCAGCATCATCGTGGGCGCTTCTTTTGGATTTTTGGCTTCCATTTTCTTGCTGGTTACAGGCGATGAATCCGCGCATCAAATAGCACAAAGCCAGCCGACCAAACTGGCTGCGATGGAAGGACTTTACGATGGAAAACATCGAGCAGGCATTGTGGCGATCGGTCAGTTGAATACGAACAAAAAAATTGGCGATACGCAAGATGAATTTATCTGGTCGATTGAGATTCCTTACGCACTCTCTTTTCTAGGCTTTCACAACATCAACGCATTTGTTCCGGGCATTGATGACCTCGTACTTGGAAACACAACACTGGGTATTGAACCTGCTCAAAGCAAACTGGACAAGGGCAAACAGGCGTTAGAGGCGTTGCGTACCTACAAAGAAGCGCAGCAGATGAACAATGTTCCAACTCAAGAAGAAGCTTTAGCACTGTTTCGCACCAATGAGTCTTATTTGGGCTATGGCTACTTAGACAAACCCGAAAAAATCATCCCGCCCGTTGCGTTAACGTTTTACAGCTTTCACATCATGGTGGGGCTTGGCAGTTGGTTTTTGGCACTCTTCTTTTTCGTACTCTACTTTAGTATGATCGGCAAGATTGGGAGCAAAAAACTCCTGCTTTACGCGGGGCTTTTTTCCATTCCGTTGGGCTACATCGCAGGTGAAGCGGGTTGGATTGTCGCAGAAGTTGGCAGGCAGCCGTGGGCGATTCAGGGCATGCTTCCTGTGGGCATGGCAAGTTCGCACATTGATGAAGTCTCAGTCATGATCACACTAGGGCTTTTTGCGATTATCTTTACCGCACTTTTAATTGCGGAAGTGAAGATTATGCTCAAACAAATTACAATCGGACCTGAGGAGGCATAA
- a CDS encoding cytochrome d ubiquinol oxidase subunit II has protein sequence MFGTLSLLTLQQYWWFLVSLIGAFFVFITFVQGGQTLLYAIAKDDKQRNMLVASLGRKWELSFTSLVLFGGALFAAFPLFYAVSFGGAYYVWMAILFCFILQAVSYEYRVKPNNFLGKRTYEAFLYINGSVGIILIGIALGTLFTGGNFMRNSMNFSAWTLPSYGLEGALNPFNVAFGLSLFFLARVQAALYFINNIEDVHIIARAKQQLFKDALLFVGFFILLVVMLLVMNGFTYHMGVVFPESHKFLNNFLATPLLIVTFLSGTLLVLYAIFSTLFKGSRCGIWFSGFGVILVVTSLLCLLGFNATPIYPSLSDLASSLTIENSSSSHYTLSVMSYVSLGVPFVLGYIYFVWRAMDKTKMTSAEIEADSHHY, from the coding sequence ATGTTTGGAACTTTATCTCTTTTAACGCTTCAACAGTATTGGTGGTTTTTGGTGAGCCTGATTGGGGCGTTTTTTGTGTTTATTACCTTTGTGCAAGGAGGACAAACCCTACTTTACGCCATCGCCAAAGATGACAAACAACGCAACATGCTCGTCGCCTCACTGGGTCGCAAATGGGAACTCTCCTTTACCTCATTGGTTCTTTTTGGAGGTGCGCTTTTTGCGGCATTTCCTCTGTTTTATGCGGTCAGTTTTGGTGGAGCTTATTATGTCTGGATGGCGATTTTGTTCTGTTTTATCCTGCAAGCGGTTTCGTACGAATACCGTGTAAAACCCAACAACTTTTTAGGCAAACGCACGTATGAAGCCTTTTTGTACATCAACGGAAGTGTCGGCATTATCCTCATCGGAATTGCGCTTGGTACACTCTTTACAGGTGGAAATTTTATGCGCAACAGCATGAATTTTTCGGCTTGGACACTGCCAAGTTACGGGCTTGAAGGCGCACTCAATCCCTTTAATGTGGCATTTGGCTTGAGCCTCTTTTTCTTAGCGCGCGTACAAGCAGCGCTTTATTTTATCAATAATATTGAGGATGTTCATATCATCGCCCGTGCCAAACAACAGCTTTTTAAAGACGCTCTTTTGTTTGTGGGCTTTTTTATACTGCTTGTGGTGATGCTCTTGGTGATGAACGGCTTTACGTACCATATGGGCGTGGTCTTTCCCGAATCGCATAAGTTTTTGAACAACTTTTTAGCCACGCCACTGCTTATCGTTACCTTTCTTAGCGGTACACTTTTGGTATTGTATGCCATCTTTAGTACGCTTTTTAAAGGAAGCAGGTGCGGCATTTGGTTCAGTGGTTTTGGCGTGATTTTAGTCGTAACGAGCCTGCTCTGTCTGCTTGGTTTTAACGCCACACCTATTTATCCTTCGCTTTCCGACTTGGCGAGCTCGTTGACCATTGAAAACAGCTCCTCTTCACACTATACGCTCAGTGTCATGAGTTATGTCTCGTTGGGCGTTCCGTTTGTCCTTGGCTATATTTATTTTGTATGGCGCGCTATGGATAAAACCAAAATGACATCAGCCGAAATCGAAGCTGATTCACATCATTATTAG